In the genome of Rhodamnia argentea isolate NSW1041297 chromosome 3, ASM2092103v1, whole genome shotgun sequence, one region contains:
- the LOC115757304 gene encoding TMV resistance protein N-like: MASSSKSIGTYDVFLSFRGEVRNNFVSHLYRVLVQNGIHTFRESEELRKGDNISMLMEAIEESCIAIIVFSKDYASSWWCLQELAKIMECKEQKGLTVLPVFYKVDPNEVRKGRTSYAEGLAKLSKHEKNLKEMERWKEALLNAGSLSGWTLNDGDDESKLIQKIVKDISTRLCQTPLDVAEHPVGIESRVVKLKSMLNLTSKCDVLMVGLWGQGGIGKTTLAKALYNATFRQFEGSSFLADVRKNSKGTRVLAALQEILLNDILLPEERLEVPTVDGGINQIQHRLRRKRVLVILDDVDHLNQLRALAGKANWFGAGSRILVTTRDSHLLTPRIDEDHVYEVETLDNSDAHELLSKHAFPLHHNLKIRADLVDGVPDHAKGLPLALEVLGSFLCNRRQDEWESVLGSLSRIPKKDINDVLKISYDGLEANEKEIFLHIACFFKGWEFCHVKKVLEGCDLTAVIGLQILIERSSIKTESKSGKIQMHDLIQLMGKDIVNQECDDPWRRSRLWLYEDVLDVLSRDMGDCDVKAIALEPPMPLKISIGRDAFTKLRRLRLLILRNVSFQGPVCLSNSLRWFEWPGAPGIPEFSSGPNKLLGLDMRGGTMTVMPKPLEQNWHLQN; the protein is encoded by the exons atggcttcttcatcgaaatccatAGGGACTTATGacgtcttcttgagtttcagaggggAGGTGCGTAACAATTTCGTCAGCCATCTTTACAGAGTGTTAGTCCAGAACGGAATACACACTTTCCGAGAAAGTGAGGAGTTGAGAAAGGGAGATAATATATCAATGCTTATGGAGGCCATCGAAGAATCGTGCATTGCAATCATCGTTTTCTCTAAAGATTACGCTTCCTCATGGTGGTGCTTGCAAGAGTTGGCcaagattatggagtgcaaggagcaaaagGGCCTCACCGTTCTTCCAGTGTTTTATAAAGTAGACCCAAACGAAGTTAGAAAGGGAAGAACGAGTTATGCAGAAGGCCTGGCCAAGCTTTCTAAGcacgaaaaaaatttgaaggaaatGGAGAGATGGAAGGAAGCTCTTCTCAATGCCGGCAGCTTGTCCGggtggactttgaatgatgg AGATGATGAGTCAAAGCTTATACAAAAAATTGTGAAGGACATCTCAACTCGCCTATGCCAAACACCTTTAGATGTTGCTgagcatccggttgggatagagtCCCGAGTGGTTAAGCTGAAATCAATGTTAAACCTTACGTCTAAATgtgatgttctcatggtgggattatggggacaaggaggcataggaaagacaACATTAGCAAAAGCCCTTTACAATGCTACATTTAGACAATTTGAAGGTTCGAGTTTTCTAGCAGATGttcgaaaaaattcaaaaggtaCTAGGGTATTAGCTGCTTTACAAGAAATATTACTAAATGATATATTATTACCGGAAGAAAGATTAGAAGTGCCCACCGTCGATGGAGGTATTAATCAAATACAACATAGACTACGTCGAAAaagagttcttgtcatccttgatgatgtggaccaCTTGAACCAGTTACGTGCTTTAGCAGGAAAAGCCAATTGGTTTGGTGCTGGGAGTAGGATCCTTGTTACGACAAGAGATAGCCATTTGTTGACTCCTAGGATAGATGAAGATCATGTGTATGAAGTTGAAACACTGGATAACAGTGATGCTCATGAGCTGCTtagtaagcatgcttttccTCTGCATCACAATTTAAAAATCAGGGCAGATCTAGTGGATGGTGTTCCggatcatgctaaaggccttcctttagcacttgaggtgcTGGGTTCCTTCTTATGTAATAGAAGACAAGATGAATGGGAGAGTGTGCTAGGCAGCCTTTCTAGAATTCCTAAGAAAGACATCAATGACGTtctcaaaataagttatgatggTCTAGAagcaaatgagaaagagatttttctccacattgcttgcttctttaaggggTGGGAATTTTGTCACGTTAAGAAAGTTCTCGAGGGGTGCGATCTTACTGCAGTGATTGGATTACAAATTCTCATTGAGAGGTCCTCGATAAAAACCGAATCCAAGTCCGGAAAGatacaaatgcatgacttgattcaattgatgggAAAGGATATCGTGAACCAAGAATGCGATGATCCCTGGAGACGCAGCAGACTATGGCTGTATGaggatgttcttgatgttctgTCACGCGACATG GGAGATTGTGATGTAAAAGCCATAGCGTTGGAGCCACCTATGCCATTAAAGATTTCTATCGGTCGTGATGCTTTTACAAAACTGAGAAGGTTGAGATTGCTCATTTTGCGGAATGTTTCTTTCCAAGGTCCTGTGTGTCTTTCAAATTCGCTAAGATGGTTTGAATGGCCCGGTGCTCCcgggattccagaattttcctctggTCCAAATAAATTACTGGGACTTGACATGCGCGGAGGCACTATGACAGTAATGCCAAAACCATTGGAG CAAAATTGGCATTTGCAAAATTAA